The following coding sequences lie in one Corynebacterium anserum genomic window:
- a CDS encoding GNAT family N-acetyltransferase, protein MKSPDVHLTGRALLNMVPQQVHALYKLRVDIFVNEQRAPFAEIDDTDAHPNTHHILAYVHPGSGPDYPFGTPDPGSLMRLVGTARVFGPPEAQHIGRVCVAPDMRGYGVARQLMDEALEVCKARAAALDPTTQSAIVKLEAQTYLTNFYASYGFTIVGEEFEVEGVPHVEMHLPLQ, encoded by the coding sequence ATGAAGTCACCTGACGTTCACCTGACCGGTCGAGCTCTGCTGAACATGGTTCCGCAGCAGGTTCATGCGCTGTACAAACTGCGCGTTGACATTTTCGTCAACGAGCAGCGCGCCCCGTTTGCAGAGATCGACGACACCGACGCCCACCCGAACACGCATCACATCCTGGCGTATGTTCATCCAGGTTCCGGTCCCGACTATCCATTCGGCACCCCTGATCCGGGTAGTCTCATGCGCCTCGTGGGCACCGCTCGCGTATTCGGTCCCCCGGAAGCGCAACACATCGGCCGAGTGTGCGTTGCCCCGGATATGCGTGGGTACGGCGTAGCTCGTCAACTGATGGACGAAGCTCTGGAAGTGTGCAAGGCCCGTGCCGCTGCCTTGGATCCAACAACTCAATCCGCAATCGTGAAGCTAGAGGCACAGACCTACCTCACGAACTTCTATGCCTCCTACGGATTCACGATCGTCGGAGAGGAATTCGAAGTCGAAGGCGTACCTCACGTCGAAATGCACCTGCCACTGCAGTAG
- the purT gene encoding formate-dependent phosphoribosylglycinamide formyltransferase: protein MYTPEALGTPFSHNATKVLLLGSGELGREVTIAFQRLGVEVHAADRYADAPAHHVASESHVIDMTDATAVRALVEKVRPDFIVPEIEALATDELQRIEDEELATVIPTARAARLTMNREGIRNLAHEELGLPNSAHRYASTFEELQHGAEEIGFPCVIKPVMSSSGKGQSYVGGPEELEAAWDYALTGARVSNARVIIEQFIPFDYEITLLTVRSIDPETGRDATWFCEPIGHRQDRGDYVESWQPAEMSETALDNARSVAARITGALGGRGVFGVELFVKGDDVYFSEVSPRPHDTGMVTMGSQRLSEFDLHARAILGLPIDTTLVSPGASAVVYGVDSEGPVSFSGVREAMSVPETDVRLFGKPESYDRRRMGVVVSTAETVDEARARAAEAANRVVVNGS from the coding sequence ATGTACACACCTGAAGCGCTAGGTACACCGTTTTCTCACAATGCGACGAAGGTTCTACTTCTTGGCTCGGGGGAGTTGGGTCGTGAGGTAACCATCGCTTTTCAACGTCTCGGTGTGGAGGTGCATGCTGCTGATCGCTATGCCGATGCGCCTGCACATCACGTGGCCTCTGAATCCCACGTCATCGACATGACCGACGCCACCGCCGTGCGAGCTTTGGTGGAGAAGGTACGTCCGGATTTCATCGTCCCGGAGATCGAGGCTCTGGCCACTGATGAGCTGCAGCGTATCGAGGATGAGGAATTGGCAACGGTCATCCCCACTGCTCGCGCTGCGCGACTCACGATGAACCGCGAGGGCATCCGCAATCTGGCTCACGAGGAGTTGGGGTTGCCGAATTCCGCGCATCGCTATGCGTCGACTTTCGAAGAGTTGCAGCACGGGGCGGAGGAAATTGGTTTTCCCTGCGTGATCAAACCAGTGATGTCTAGTTCCGGGAAGGGGCAAAGCTACGTGGGTGGCCCGGAGGAGTTAGAGGCTGCCTGGGATTACGCGCTAACTGGCGCGCGTGTGAGTAATGCGCGCGTGATCATCGAGCAGTTCATCCCATTCGACTATGAGATCACTTTGCTTACGGTTCGTTCCATCGACCCTGAGACTGGTCGCGATGCGACATGGTTCTGCGAGCCTATTGGCCATCGCCAGGATCGGGGAGATTACGTGGAGTCCTGGCAGCCGGCGGAAATGAGTGAAACAGCTCTGGATAATGCTCGCAGTGTGGCCGCTCGCATTACGGGCGCACTGGGAGGTCGCGGTGTATTCGGGGTGGAGCTGTTTGTGAAGGGGGATGACGTGTATTTCTCTGAGGTCAGCCCACGCCCACACGATACGGGTATGGTGACGATGGGCTCGCAGCGTTTGAGCGAGTTTGACTTGCATGCGCGCGCGATCTTGGGTTTGCCGATCGATACCACGTTGGTGAGTCCCGGAGCCTCTGCAGTGGTCTATGGAGTGGATAGCGAAGGGCCAGTGAGCTTTTCTGGCGTGCGCGAGGCCATGAGCGTGCCGGAGACTGACGTGCGCTTGTTCGGCAAGCCGGAAAGTTATGATCGCCGTCGTATGGGCGTGGTTGTATCCACTGCTGAGACAGTGGACGAAGCTCGTGCCCGCGCGGCAGAAGCCGCAAACCGGGTTGTGGTCAATGGCAGCTAG
- a CDS encoding MFS transporter: MRHPVAQQFSNKWSTLAILMIGVSLIVLDSTIVSVSLPTIIASLDLNLTEAQWISSLYSVVFAALLLFMGTLGDKWGRTTIFMLGLAVFAGASLLAAVSTGAATLILARGIQGIGGAMILPSTLATINATFRDDDRTAAFGIWGATMASMAAVGPLLGGWLTETFSWHWIFLINVPIAIILIALGVKILPPSRGHIEGFDPIGTTLSAVALGLIVYGLIEHHWWFSFAGLIILCAFIGYELRRLRSHRPALLDVSLFRLPSFSLGNFTALAVSMGEFAALFALPLYLVSVLELGTIHAGWVLATLAAGSIISGGAARHVAAMCGPGRTVVIGLFLEVIGIGITAIILSPNSSPLLITLILALYGAGVGLASAQLASVVLADVPVSSSGMGSATQSTSRQIGSALGIAMAGTVLATTLSHRLPTALEEIGLAPQQVTLVTSVTSDSAGAAIPQLTEKFGSQLGAVLEQGFSEASAMVFYVSAGILVVGLVASIFLSRTAVHTADATAECTEADPSTPRS, encoded by the coding sequence ATGAGACACCCTGTCGCACAACAGTTCTCCAACAAATGGAGCACACTTGCCATCCTCATGATTGGCGTATCCCTCATCGTCCTAGACTCCACCATCGTCTCGGTCTCGCTACCTACAATCATCGCTAGCCTCGACCTCAATCTCACCGAAGCACAGTGGATCTCCTCCCTTTACTCCGTGGTTTTCGCCGCACTCCTGCTCTTCATGGGAACACTCGGGGACAAGTGGGGTCGCACCACCATCTTCATGCTCGGGCTCGCAGTGTTCGCCGGGGCTTCGCTCCTCGCCGCCGTCTCCACGGGCGCAGCAACACTTATCCTCGCCCGCGGCATTCAAGGAATTGGCGGCGCAATGATCCTGCCTTCGACACTCGCCACAATTAACGCCACATTCCGCGACGACGATCGAACGGCAGCCTTCGGCATCTGGGGAGCCACCATGGCATCAATGGCTGCCGTAGGGCCGCTGCTCGGCGGCTGGCTCACAGAAACTTTCAGCTGGCACTGGATATTTCTCATTAACGTTCCCATCGCGATCATCCTCATTGCCCTGGGTGTCAAGATTTTGCCTCCCAGCCGAGGGCACATCGAAGGCTTCGATCCGATCGGAACTACCCTGTCAGCCGTAGCGCTCGGACTCATCGTCTATGGTCTCATCGAGCATCATTGGTGGTTTTCTTTCGCTGGGCTCATCATCCTGTGTGCATTCATTGGCTACGAACTTCGCCGTCTGCGCTCTCACCGCCCAGCCCTACTCGACGTCTCGCTCTTCCGGCTCCCCTCCTTCAGCCTGGGAAATTTCACAGCTCTCGCGGTATCCATGGGTGAATTTGCAGCACTATTTGCCCTACCGCTCTACCTCGTTTCTGTACTGGAACTTGGCACTATCCACGCGGGTTGGGTATTGGCAACGCTAGCCGCTGGCTCGATTATTTCGGGCGGAGCAGCGCGACACGTTGCAGCCATGTGCGGTCCGGGGCGCACTGTCGTCATTGGTCTCTTCTTGGAAGTCATCGGAATTGGCATCACGGCCATAATTCTCAGCCCCAATTCCTCCCCTCTCCTCATCACACTCATCTTGGCTCTCTATGGAGCGGGAGTAGGTCTCGCCTCAGCTCAACTGGCATCTGTGGTTCTCGCAGACGTTCCCGTCTCCAGTTCAGGCATGGGTTCCGCAACGCAATCCACGTCTCGACAAATCGGGAGCGCACTGGGAATCGCTATGGCCGGAACCGTGCTGGCCACAACGCTGAGTCATCGACTACCTACCGCACTTGAAGAAATTGGGTTGGCTCCCCAACAGGTCACGCTCGTCACCTCCGTCACCAGCGACAGCGCCGGGGCAGCCATTCCCCAGTTAACGGAAAAATTCGGTTCTCAGTTGGGCGCAGTACTTGAGCAGGGATTCTCGGAGGCCTCTGCCATGGTCTTCTATGTGTCTGCCGGCATTCTCGTGGTGGGGTTGGTGGCGTCCATATTCCTCTCCCGTACCGCAGTACACACAGCCGACGCCACTGCAGAATGCACCGAAGCCGACCCTTCGACGCCTCGCAGCTAA
- a CDS encoding alpha/beta hydrolase has protein sequence MQQETGVPAQLAPPPAQIGDLPPGIAEYHDVVLPAVNQAMPPSWRLFSAMYTVATLSPGATIRSPLFQYTYYTGLYDDSKWDSVARYIRDGKAPADAQGPKIDQNNEELMKEIMLQAATYSMVERSIVCNENRVPVQPERLIPEKLEALTGGDTINTIENSFITGEACMGWPVPTPGPAVNGDKLAIKPLHMGFSHDNAVGSDAIYDMQKRMGGEMIILDGHNHGVMVHHTDEVAGRVNSYFGL, from the coding sequence GTGCAACAAGAAACGGGTGTACCAGCTCAGTTAGCCCCACCACCAGCTCAAATTGGTGATCTTCCTCCGGGAATTGCGGAGTACCATGACGTGGTACTCCCGGCTGTGAACCAGGCAATGCCGCCGTCGTGGCGTTTGTTCTCTGCGATGTATACCGTGGCTACGCTCTCCCCAGGGGCTACGATTCGCTCGCCGTTGTTCCAGTACACCTATTACACCGGGTTGTATGACGATTCGAAGTGGGATTCTGTAGCTCGTTATATTCGCGATGGGAAAGCTCCAGCGGATGCTCAGGGGCCGAAGATCGATCAGAATAATGAAGAGCTAATGAAGGAGATCATGCTCCAGGCTGCGACCTATTCCATGGTCGAACGCTCAATAGTGTGTAATGAGAACCGCGTACCAGTTCAGCCAGAACGACTGATCCCGGAGAAACTGGAAGCTCTGACTGGTGGCGATACGATCAACACCATCGAAAATAGCTTCATCACCGGCGAGGCATGCATGGGCTGGCCTGTGCCAACGCCCGGCCCTGCTGTCAATGGAGACAAGCTGGCGATTAAGCCTTTGCACATGGGGTTCTCCCACGATAATGCTGTGGGATCGGATGCCATCTACGACATGCAGAAGCGTATGGGCGGAGAGATGATTATCCTTGACGGGCATAACCACGGCGTGATGGTCCACCACACGGATGAGGTGGCCGGCCGAGTGAACTCATATTTTGGCCTCTAA
- the metE gene encoding 5-methyltetrahydropteroyltriglutamate--homocysteine S-methyltransferase, producing MTFHATVAGVPRIGPDRELKKALENYWRDSSTGRQLTSTITSLTNSYTDELLSAGLDSAPFAGRSFYDAILDTTALLGVLPERVNSIADHDNDGLPAYIDRYFAAARGTAELPASAMTKWFDTNYHYIVPELSADTTFTLEDQALLEDLRDQIKRAGTAVRPVLIGPLTYLSLARTVDSSNAIDHLEALFEAYARLLPRIADRGAEWIQFDEPSLVTEVPASILKRVRSGYQKLVGASELNILVQTYFEDGDRAIKTLSGTGVKAFGVDLVYGGTELPSWTGEELLVAGVVDGRNVWRTDLDKALTTLRALEKRGPVAVSTSCSLLHVPYTLERENLGEVQAWLAFGKEKIAEVAALSKALRGEDVADFFHESREAIQHRAQSPLSHNAQVRERTAAITDDDRHRDSISTRQAAQQEAIKLPPLPTTTIGSFPQTQEIRGARAKWRRGEIDDATYKQAMIDEVADVIARQEALGLDVLVHGEPERNDMVQYFSEQLEGYLSTDHGWVQSYGSRCVRPPIIYGDVHRPAPMTVEWYTIAQSFTDKPVKGMLTGPVTMLAWSFVRDDQPLGETADQVALALRDEISDLIDAGAQIIQVDEPAIRELLPLIEANQPTYLDWAVGSFRLATSGAPNEVQIHTHMCYSEFNELIDTVSNLDADVTSIEAARNGMQVLAALKDAGYELGVGPGVWDIHSPRVPQQEEVDQLLQSALDSVDPRLLWVNPDCGLKTRGWEETTASLKVLVEAARKARA from the coding sequence ATGACTTTTCATGCAACTGTCGCCGGGGTGCCCCGTATCGGCCCTGACCGTGAGCTCAAGAAGGCTCTGGAAAACTACTGGCGTGACTCTTCCACCGGCCGCCAGCTCACTTCCACCATCACCAGCCTCACCAACTCCTACACTGACGAGTTACTCTCCGCTGGTCTAGACTCCGCCCCGTTTGCTGGCCGGTCCTTTTACGACGCAATTTTGGACACCACCGCACTTCTCGGCGTATTGCCGGAGCGAGTGAACTCTATTGCTGACCACGATAACGACGGCCTACCGGCATACATCGACCGTTATTTCGCCGCCGCTCGTGGCACAGCGGAACTGCCAGCATCCGCGATGACAAAGTGGTTTGACACGAACTACCACTACATCGTTCCCGAGCTCTCTGCAGACACCACCTTCACCCTGGAAGATCAGGCACTTCTGGAGGACCTCCGCGACCAAATCAAGCGCGCCGGCACCGCCGTTCGCCCCGTGCTCATCGGCCCGCTGACATACCTTTCCTTAGCCCGCACCGTCGATAGCTCCAACGCCATCGACCACCTGGAAGCTCTCTTCGAGGCCTACGCTCGTCTCCTGCCACGGATCGCCGACCGTGGAGCGGAATGGATCCAATTCGATGAGCCATCCCTCGTCACTGAAGTTCCAGCTAGCATCCTCAAACGAGTGCGTTCCGGCTATCAAAAACTCGTTGGTGCGTCCGAACTCAATATTTTAGTTCAGACTTATTTCGAGGATGGCGACCGCGCCATCAAAACCCTCAGCGGCACCGGTGTGAAGGCTTTCGGTGTAGACCTCGTCTACGGAGGAACCGAACTGCCCAGCTGGACGGGTGAAGAACTCCTCGTCGCAGGTGTCGTCGATGGCCGCAACGTGTGGCGCACGGATTTGGACAAGGCGCTAACCACTTTGCGGGCTCTAGAAAAGCGTGGCCCCGTTGCCGTCTCCACCAGCTGTTCCCTCTTGCATGTGCCCTACACCCTGGAGAGGGAGAACCTCGGCGAGGTACAGGCCTGGCTCGCTTTCGGCAAAGAAAAGATTGCCGAAGTCGCGGCACTGTCGAAGGCTCTGCGTGGCGAAGACGTTGCTGATTTCTTCCATGAGTCCCGCGAAGCAATCCAGCACCGCGCCCAATCACCTCTCAGCCACAACGCCCAAGTGCGCGAGCGCACGGCCGCCATCACCGACGACGACCGTCACCGCGACTCCATCTCCACCCGGCAGGCGGCGCAGCAAGAAGCCATCAAACTGCCTCCACTGCCGACCACCACCATCGGGTCTTTCCCACAGACTCAAGAAATCCGTGGGGCTCGGGCGAAGTGGCGTCGCGGAGAAATCGACGACGCCACTTACAAGCAAGCCATGATTGACGAAGTGGCCGACGTCATCGCCCGGCAGGAAGCGCTAGGGCTGGACGTGTTGGTCCACGGTGAACCTGAGCGAAACGACATGGTGCAATACTTCTCCGAGCAGCTGGAAGGTTATCTCTCCACTGACCATGGATGGGTACAAAGCTACGGTTCACGCTGCGTACGCCCGCCGATTATCTACGGTGACGTGCACCGCCCAGCTCCGATGACCGTGGAGTGGTACACCATCGCCCAGAGCTTCACTGATAAGCCAGTCAAAGGCATGCTCACCGGACCAGTCACCATGCTGGCCTGGAGTTTCGTGCGCGACGACCAGCCACTGGGTGAAACTGCCGACCAGGTAGCGCTCGCTCTGCGCGACGAGATTAGCGATCTTATCGACGCCGGTGCGCAGATCATCCAAGTCGATGAGCCGGCTATCCGTGAACTTCTGCCACTCATCGAAGCCAACCAGCCTACCTACCTCGACTGGGCAGTGGGCAGCTTCCGGCTTGCCACGTCGGGTGCGCCAAACGAAGTTCAGATCCACACCCACATGTGCTATTCCGAATTCAACGAGCTGATCGACACTGTATCCAACCTGGACGCAGACGTCACCAGCATTGAGGCTGCACGCAACGGCATGCAAGTACTCGCTGCACTCAAAGATGCCGGTTACGAGCTAGGCGTGGGGCCAGGTGTGTGGGACATCCACTCTCCTCGCGTACCTCAACAAGAAGAGGTGGATCAGCTTCTCCAAAGCGCACTGGATTCTGTGGACCCGCGTCTCTTGTGGGTTAACCCAGATTGCGGTTTGAAGACCCGCGGCTGGGAGGAAACAACCGCTAGCCTTAAGGTGTTGGTGGAAGCGGCACGCAAGGCTCGCGCCTAA
- a CDS encoding TetR/AcrR family transcriptional regulator: MSRREKTMTAIVDAAEQLLQEGGAKALTAGAVAESVGLARNSLYRYVDSIDDLRGLVVSRHLPRMFADMQDTLESAENPEKALVDYVRANLRIAAESNHAWLIRITENISGSTAEDIGRMHRDLENALLEVCTHIDPDGSRMTADLINGVISVGFNCLEKNMNPGDVEQRCVEAVSAILTARRRNVERGN, from the coding sequence ATGAGCCGTCGCGAGAAAACAATGACCGCTATCGTCGACGCCGCCGAGCAACTCCTACAAGAAGGCGGGGCGAAAGCACTCACCGCAGGTGCAGTGGCGGAGTCGGTGGGGCTTGCACGCAACTCTCTCTACCGATACGTCGATTCCATCGATGACTTGCGTGGGTTAGTCGTAAGCCGCCATCTTCCTAGGATGTTTGCTGATATGCAGGACACCCTCGAATCAGCTGAGAATCCCGAGAAGGCGCTTGTCGATTATGTCCGCGCAAATCTTCGCATCGCTGCCGAATCCAACCACGCGTGGCTCATAAGGATTACAGAGAACATCAGCGGAAGCACTGCCGAAGACATTGGGAGGATGCACCGCGACCTCGAAAATGCATTGCTCGAGGTCTGTACACACATTGATCCAGATGGGTCGCGTATGACTGCAGATCTCATCAACGGTGTGATCTCTGTGGGCTTCAACTGTCTTGAAAAGAATATGAACCCTGGCGATGTGGAGCAGCGTTGCGTTGAAGCTGTGTCGGCGATTCTCACTGCCCGGCGCCGCAATGTTGAGCGTGGCAACTAG
- a CDS encoding rhodanese-related sulfurtransferase has translation MGNSYTDLHESRILLYYCFTPIADPTAVMLWQRALCEKLELTGRILISEHGINGTVGGTLANCKAYTKATRQYPGFKKMEFKWSHGGAEDFPRLSVKVRDEIVAFGAPGELKVDENGVIGGGIHLKPQQVNDLVAERGDEVVFFDGRNAMEAEIGKFKNAVVPDVNTTHDFIRELESGKYDWMKDKPVVSYCTGGIRCEILSSLMKNRGFEEVYQIDGGIVRYGEQFGDDGLWEGSLYVFDKRMHMEFSDHSKQLGHCHNCGAATNLFHNCINEACRKQTLLCDECAHNPATAHCGNPECIEIAAASCH, from the coding sequence ATGGGAAATTCCTACACTGACCTCCACGAATCTCGCATCCTGCTGTACTACTGCTTTACCCCAATCGCAGACCCAACAGCAGTGATGCTGTGGCAGCGGGCCCTGTGTGAAAAACTAGAGCTTACCGGCCGCATCCTCATCAGTGAGCACGGCATCAATGGCACCGTCGGGGGAACCTTAGCCAACTGCAAGGCTTACACCAAGGCCACTCGCCAATATCCGGGCTTTAAGAAGATGGAATTCAAGTGGTCCCACGGAGGCGCCGAAGATTTCCCGCGCCTGTCCGTCAAAGTTCGGGATGAGATTGTTGCTTTTGGCGCGCCGGGAGAACTCAAAGTCGACGAAAATGGCGTCATCGGCGGAGGTATCCATCTCAAACCACAGCAGGTGAATGACCTCGTTGCCGAAAGAGGTGATGAGGTCGTCTTCTTCGACGGTCGCAACGCCATGGAAGCCGAAATCGGCAAATTCAAAAACGCGGTCGTGCCCGATGTCAACACCACCCACGACTTCATCCGCGAATTGGAGTCCGGCAAGTACGACTGGATGAAGGACAAACCCGTCGTTTCTTATTGCACTGGTGGAATCCGTTGCGAAATCCTCTCCTCCCTCATGAAAAACCGCGGTTTTGAGGAGGTGTACCAAATCGACGGAGGCATAGTCCGCTACGGCGAACAATTTGGCGATGACGGACTGTGGGAAGGCTCCCTCTACGTCTTTGACAAGCGCATGCACATGGAGTTCAGTGACCATTCCAAGCAGCTCGGTCACTGTCACAACTGCGGGGCGGCCACCAATCTATTCCACAATTGCATCAACGAAGCCTGCCGCAAACAGACTCTCCTCTGCGATGAGTGCGCGCACAACCCCGCTACCGCGCACTGCGGCAACCCGGAGTGCATCGAGATCGCCGCAGCTAGCTGCCATTGA
- a CDS encoding alpha/beta fold hydrolase, with the protein MTMSVKKSVLGKTVIGTVGAAALTLSVVTVPAAAADTKLQWGPCPVGAMTAPDAQCATFTAPKDYKNPSAGTITLTMSKIPAKSGKPRGAIAGNPGGPGGEALPMFEGNQKDDKGVNRVKMTQEIKDNYDLIAVEPRGLAYGDPLTCSVADIPVGNLAMTVGAGLAHDVCNWSQPGYVDQINTENTARDLDVARQALGLDKLSLYGVSYGGLLMATYATLFPEHTDHSLLDSTVWAILR; encoded by the coding sequence ATGACTATGAGCGTAAAGAAGTCTGTTCTGGGCAAGACCGTGATAGGCACTGTAGGAGCAGCGGCGTTGACTCTGTCCGTTGTGACCGTGCCTGCGGCCGCGGCAGACACCAAGCTGCAGTGGGGACCCTGCCCTGTGGGGGCCATGACAGCACCTGATGCTCAATGCGCGACATTTACAGCGCCAAAGGATTACAAGAATCCTTCTGCCGGCACCATCACACTCACCATGAGCAAGATCCCTGCGAAGAGTGGTAAACCGCGGGGTGCCATCGCCGGCAATCCCGGTGGGCCTGGTGGTGAGGCACTGCCCATGTTCGAGGGTAACCAAAAGGACGATAAGGGCGTGAACCGCGTCAAGATGACGCAGGAGATTAAGGATAATTACGACCTCATTGCCGTCGAACCACGCGGCTTGGCCTACGGTGATCCTCTGACCTGTTCTGTTGCTGACATCCCTGTGGGGAATCTTGCGATGACCGTCGGCGCTGGACTCGCACACGATGTGTGCAATTGGTCGCAGCCTGGGTATGTAGACCAAATCAATACGGAAAATACAGCTCGTGACCTCGACGTGGCACGTCAGGCACTGGGACTGGACAAGCTCAGTCTTTACGGAGTGTCCTATGGCGGCCTACTCATGGCAACCTATGCCACGCTTTTCCCAGAGCACACCGACCATTCGTTGCTAGATTCTACGGTCTGGGCGATACTCCGCTGA
- a CDS encoding Rieske (2Fe-2S) protein: MQKLSATLLDTRVATSNNEAMTGTGSHNLSPLCSRRGFLKGVAIATAATASGALLAACAGESVVAEASKADIPVGGAIIIDKWIIAQPKKGEFTAYSTSCPHAGGTIDKIEEVNGQAVAICPKHNSHFDLATGDVLSGPSRDPMKSASSVTESGDKVEVKS, from the coding sequence ATGCAGAAACTAAGCGCCACCTTGCTGGATACACGCGTTGCAACCAGCAATAATGAGGCCATGACAGGCACCGGATCTCATAACCTCTCACCTCTTTGTTCCCGCCGCGGCTTTCTCAAAGGCGTAGCGATAGCTACCGCAGCTACCGCCTCCGGCGCTCTCCTTGCAGCTTGCGCTGGTGAATCCGTCGTTGCTGAAGCTTCCAAGGCAGACATTCCTGTTGGCGGCGCAATCATCATCGATAAGTGGATCATCGCCCAACCAAAGAAAGGCGAGTTCACCGCATACTCCACGTCATGCCCTCATGCGGGTGGAACCATCGACAAGATCGAAGAAGTCAACGGGCAAGCGGTTGCCATTTGCCCTAAGCACAATTCTCATTTCGATCTAGCCACGGGCGACGTCCTTTCCGGTCCCTCGCGCGACCCAATGAAGAGCGCATCGTCGGTCACAGAAAGCGGAGATAAAGTCGAGGTGAAAAGCTAA
- a CDS encoding YibE/F family protein, translating into MSEAFRTQSGLSSELIRADVAIIQPGMCNSPSLGQPFQSAPITEPFAPTDCTHAIININSGEFAGQRTLLELRPNIPGEPHLEVGDHILLSNNGVNGTTQLAFQDFDRSTSVWLWLGATLVLIAVIGAWRGIRALFGLAITMAAILVFLLPGLAQGGSPVLLALTCGAAVLFLVLFLVHGFSWKTASAMGGTLIALCFAAVFSYLSVRTTGIRGLGDESNLHILVYMPGINISGLMLAGMIVGALGVLNDVAIAQASTAKELHEIEPDATKWHLFTSAMKVGRDHIASMVYTLVLSYTGVALPTLLLLSQSGRPLEQIITSDVMATEMLRSLVGAMALVLTVPITTVIASWTATSSSDSSHTA; encoded by the coding sequence ATGTCCGAGGCGTTTCGCACACAATCTGGCCTCAGTTCAGAGCTCATCCGGGCTGATGTTGCCATCATCCAGCCCGGTATGTGCAATTCTCCGTCGCTGGGGCAACCTTTCCAGAGCGCCCCGATCACTGAACCCTTCGCCCCAACAGATTGCACTCACGCGATCATCAATATCAACAGCGGCGAGTTCGCCGGCCAGCGCACGCTTCTCGAGCTGCGCCCCAACATCCCTGGCGAGCCTCATCTTGAGGTTGGCGATCACATCCTGTTGTCCAACAATGGTGTCAACGGCACCACACAGCTCGCGTTCCAGGATTTTGATCGTTCCACTTCAGTGTGGCTGTGGTTGGGAGCAACCCTGGTCCTCATCGCTGTTATTGGAGCATGGAGAGGTATCCGTGCCCTCTTCGGTTTGGCTATCACCATGGCTGCAATTCTCGTATTTCTCCTACCAGGTTTGGCTCAGGGAGGTTCACCGGTCTTATTGGCACTGACGTGCGGTGCTGCCGTCTTGTTCCTTGTCCTCTTCCTGGTTCATGGATTCAGCTGGAAGACTGCGAGCGCGATGGGGGGAACGCTCATCGCTTTGTGTTTCGCCGCCGTATTCTCTTATCTTTCTGTTCGCACCACGGGCATTCGAGGATTAGGGGATGAGTCAAACCTTCATATCCTCGTCTACATGCCTGGCATTAACATCAGTGGTTTGATGCTTGCAGGCATGATCGTCGGCGCCCTTGGTGTCCTCAACGACGTGGCCATCGCCCAGGCGTCGACTGCCAAAGAGCTTCATGAAATTGAGCCCGACGCCACCAAGTGGCACCTTTTCACCAGTGCCATGAAGGTCGGACGGGACCATATTGCGTCGATGGTTTACACTCTCGTGCTGAGCTACACGGGCGTGGCTCTACCGACTCTTTTGCTGCTGAGCCAGTCTGGCCGCCCCCTTGAGCAGATCATCACCTCCGATGTGATGGCTACTGAGATGCTCCGTTCCCTCGTGGGCGCAATGGCTCTGGTTCTAACCGTCCCGATTACCACGGTCATAGCATCTTGGACCGCGACATCCAGCTCTGATTCCTCGCACACAGCTTGA